CGGGCCGGGAAGCGACCCGATGACCACCCCCTAGCAGCGCTGGGGGATCCCGGCCGGGGCGCGGTCGAACTGGCGTAAGCCCTGGCTGGCCACAGATATCATGGACCGATGAACTGGACCGTCGACATACCGATCGACCAGCTGCCGGCGTTGCCGCCGCTGCCCGCCGACCTGCGGACGCGGCTGGACGCTGCGCTGGCCAAGCCGGCCGCACAGCAGCCGGCCTGGCCCGACGATCAGGCCGCGGCGATGCGCACCGTGCTGGAAAGCGTGCCGCCGGTGACGGTGCCTTCCGAAATCGTCCGGCTACAAGAACAACTCGCCCAGGTCGCCAGGGGGGAGGCATTCCTGCTGCAAGGCGGTGACTGCGCCGAGACGTTCGTCGACAACACCGAGCCCCACATCCGGGGCAACGTGCGAACGCTGTTGCAGATGGCCGTCGTGCTGACCTACGGCGCCAGCCTGCCGGTGGTCAAGGTGGCCCGCATCGCGGGTCAGTACGCCAAGCCGCGCTCGGCCGACATCGACGCGCTGGGTCTGAAGTCGTACCGGGGCGACATGATCAACGGCTTTGCGCCGGACGCCGCTGCCCGCGAACACGACGCGTCGCGGCTGGTGCGCGCCTACGCCAACGCCAGCGCGGCGATGAACTTGATGCGGGCGTTGACCTCGTCCGGTTTGGCGTCGCTGCACCTGGTGCACGACTGGAACCGCGAGTTCGTCCGGACCTCGCCGGCGGGTGCCCGCTACGAGGCGCTGGCCACCGAGATCGACCGCGGCCTGCGGTTCATGAGCGCGTGCGGAGTGTCCGACCGCAACCTGCAAACCGCGGAGATCTACGCCAGCCACGAGGCCCTGGTGCTCGACTACGAGCGCGCCATGCTGCGCCTCTCGGACAGCGAGGACGGCGATCCGCAACTGTACGATCTGTCGGCGCACACCGTCTGGATCGGCGAGCGGACCAGGCAACTCGACGGTGCGCACGTGGCGTTCGCCGAGGTGATCGCCAACCCGATCGGCGTCAAGCTCGGCCCGACGATGACGCCCGAGCTGGCGATGGAGTACGTCGAGCGCCTCGATCCGCAGAACAAGCCGGGCCGCCTGACGTTGGTCAGCCGGATGGGCAATAACAAGGTCCGCGATCTGCTGCCGCCGATCATCGAGAAGGTGCAGGCCACCGGTCATCAGGTGATTTGGCAGTGCGACCCGATGCACGGCAACACCCACGAGTCGTCCACCGGATACAAGACCCGCCACTTCGACCGCATCGTCGACGAGGTGCAGGGCTTCTTCGAGGTGCACCGTGCGCTCGGCACCCACCCGGGCGGCATCCACGTCGAGATCACGGGCGAGAATGTCACCGAGTGTTTGGGTGGCGCGCAAGACATTTCGGACCACGACCTGGGTGGCCGCTACGAAACCGCGTGCGATCCGCGGCTCAACACCCAGCAATCACTGGAACTGGCGTTCCTGGTTGCGGAGATGCTGCGCGACTAGCTTTGCGGCGCCCCCGGGCGAACAGGGCTCGCACGTTTCCCAGCACGATGCGCGGTAGCAGCGCCGGATCCTGCAACCGGCTGGGCGGGTCGACGAGGTTGAGGACCCGCAGGATTCGTTCGGTCAGCACGACGTCGTTGGCGGCGGCGTTCAGCACCGCCCGCCCGGTCCACCGGCCCAGTCGCCCGCTCGGGGACCGCGGCGGGCCGGCATCGACGCGGTCCCGGGCCTGATTGCTGGCCCACGTCGCCCCGATATACCGTGCTGTGGCGCCGAAAAAGCGTTGCGCCAGTTGGGTTTCGCCGAACCCTAGGCAGTCGCGCAGGGTCAGCACCTGCAGGGCGGCGATGGTCATGCCCTGGCCGTAGCTGGGGTCGAGGCTGCACACGGCATCCCCAATGACCAGCAGGCCCGACGGGAATCGGGGCATCCGGTCATAGCGCCGCCACACCGCCGCGGTGTGGTGATAGGTGACGGCGTCCCCGATGGGCTGTGCGCCGCGCAGCCCATGGCAGATCGCCGGCGGCAGAGCGCCTTCGGCCGCGGCGAACATCGCGGCGAAGTCGGCGGGCGGCTCGCCGTAGGCGCTCGGCTGACCGACGGTCAGCATCCAGGTGTCGTGCTCGCCGGCCAACAGCAGACCGCGGGGCCGG
This Mycobacterium simiae DNA region includes the following protein-coding sequences:
- a CDS encoding class II 3-deoxy-7-phosphoheptulonate synthase; this translates as MNWTVDIPIDQLPALPPLPADLRTRLDAALAKPAAQQPAWPDDQAAAMRTVLESVPPVTVPSEIVRLQEQLAQVARGEAFLLQGGDCAETFVDNTEPHIRGNVRTLLQMAVVLTYGASLPVVKVARIAGQYAKPRSADIDALGLKSYRGDMINGFAPDAAAREHDASRLVRAYANASAAMNLMRALTSSGLASLHLVHDWNREFVRTSPAGARYEALATEIDRGLRFMSACGVSDRNLQTAEIYASHEALVLDYERAMLRLSDSEDGDPQLYDLSAHTVWIGERTRQLDGAHVAFAEVIANPIGVKLGPTMTPELAMEYVERLDPQNKPGRLTLVSRMGNNKVRDLLPPIIEKVQATGHQVIWQCDPMHGNTHESSTGYKTRHFDRIVDEVQGFFEVHRALGTHPGGIHVEITGENVTECLGGAQDISDHDLGGRYETACDPRLNTQQSLELAFLVAEMLRD